The genomic stretch ATAAAACAATTCAATCTTAATTATTATTAGGAGCATGTGTAGATGGAATAATGTAAGACACTCTTAATATCAATAGTAGGAGTGTAAGTTagaagaacaaatttcaaaaattaaatgacaaattatttcaaaaattaaaaatgaggAAGAGTGTTTGGAGTATAAGTTTGAATAGTTACATGCTTAGATTACAACATATTAGTGTAGTATAACTTTGAAtagttaagaaaaataataatatgtgGAATGaatattgaggaattgaaatgaGAAAGCAAGATGACATATTTTTCCTCCTACTTTATTTTCTGTCATGTATAATTTTTACTATAACATATTTGAACTATGAGTGAGATTCTCTTTTCTaaatgatgacaatgatgatacCGGTTTGGTGTGCAGATTTTTGTGTCTAGAGAGACCTTTTTATGGGATGTACCATTTATTTAGGTTTTGTCTCCTCAGTACTAACAAGGTAAGTAGCTAATAGCAGTGCAAAATAACTCATTAATATCAAACCTCGCCATTATGGTTTAGGTGCCCATTTTAATAGTGAAAAACTCTCGaagtataaaaaatatatatttgtttaagaATAAAgttctacaaaaaaaaaagatatatggTGACTTCACAAAATTCGAAAGTTTCGATGGGGGATAGAGGTAAGAGCAGCTCTAAAGGTAGTGGTAAAGGCAGCAACATTAAGAGAATTGACAAGAGTAATGTGAAGTCTTACAATTTTCATAGACACTGTCAATTTTATTAGTGGAATTCAATTGCCACTTTTACAAGGTAAACACCTTCTAAGAGGTCCTATGGGAGTATATGATAGTCTCTTAACCCTTCTACGAGGTAAACACCTTTCTGGATCAACTATGAAACAAAAAACTTTAAACAAAGATTGGATAATGCAAAAGGAAAATAATTCTAAGTGCTCTTCCAGATCCTATGGGAGTTTAAGATGGTCTCCTTACCCTTCTAGGAGGTAAACACCTTTTTGGATCAACTATGAAacaaagatggtgatcttcgttGAGACATAAGAGCTAAATTGGAGAGCCTTCCACCCTTGCTAAGAGAGTACAACAACCATTTCTGTTGAGACATAAGAGCTAACTTTCCACCCTTGCTAAGGGAGTACAACAACGATGAATGCATATCATAATTGGAACTCCTTAAAAATTAAAGAGACTGGACCATACCTAGTAAGGTCGTAGTAAAGTAGAAAATTATAATTGAAATACAACAAAAGGTGATCTCTTAGGAGTTCACTCATGAAGACCGGGTCCTAATAAGGGccaacaaagaaaaaaaacattgttGAAAGAAAGCTAGCTCCTAATTGGAAGGGCCATATTGATTCGTCCCCAACACTAGTCGAGGGGAATATACCCTTGAAACATTGACCTTTTTAAATCAATCAAATTTTAAGGAGGTCTATTTAACcccctgatcggtcaccatttctacttaatttcgtcataaattcggcataagatcgtcatactttgtaacactttgtggttgtttttaagtgtttttctttgattcatctagttctagttattttgtgtccattttgtttttgtgccatttatctttgtatattaggtgcttttgatctctttacttggtggttgtaggttaattctggatcagatggaaattgcacaagtgttggtgtaaaagaagttGAAAATCGTGACAaacgtgtagtattttgatcataactggagcttcgtaactcggaatgacgcggttccggtggcaaaattttgctaacgaaaagggctacaactttgatgttgaagtcaaatccAAATTATGAAGTCAGAGgccgacacggtcagaccgtgtcagatGACACGAccgtgtccaacctgctgaagaattctccccaaaagtggcagaaacTGACACGGTCAgtccgtgtcaagtgacacggccgtgtcagcctatGTGGACAGAAATTCTGTAATTTTTATGTTGTGATACTTTTAAAGTCCCGGGGGCATTTTTGGTATTCTGACtgggatctgaaaacctagagaagtTAAAAGTGATTTGGGAGACAAGGAGAAGGCACTTTTTTTGCaccgtacgatagaattccagaaagaggagaagatagcttcatcaagggtttcggagacagagagattcaacggtggacaccattgaagatcaaagttcccagttatctttgtaatgtctaaattctttgctTTGtgcttcttgaatattatgagaggctaaaccccccaatgttagggggtggtcctgatttggtttatgtaatgactctgaattcttgatttcatcaatacattggtttatgttattcagtgaaattatgcaatgttcttaatgttttctttatcggtcaaataaggattaatctacggctaacaagtacaggactgtagttgttagggtttgtgcataatttgattatagtagatatcacctaggactagggataccctaaaATCACCAATTAAATCTTGATAAAATAAAGGCTTGGTTTCAGCTTATTTCCCTAAGGACTTAGGTATTAGGTTGAAAgaccaaaggttttcccactaaggacttaggggaaaacatCCTAGAGGTTTGGTAATAGAataccatgaacttgttgaagagatctgaaTTCAGGGTTGTTGCAAGCCAAAGCAATCACTCACCCTAGCATGCCTTTTACAGTAAAAAGAACCAACTTTATTATTCCGCTTTTATTTATGTGTACGGATTTATTCCATATTCCACAAACtattgtttttgttcaattgaattaagATTAAGAAGCAGTATTTTCTAcgtagtcctcgagatcgatatttgggttaaaacctattattactacatcggtgaaaatagtacacttgctatttttccgatcacccCCTTCTAGTGTTCTAGTTAGAAATGAAGTCACATGTTAATGGTGTGATCAGTCGCTTCGGGTCCGTGATAAATTAAGGTTATGGGGGTTTCTTAATTTATCAAATTCAAAATGTTCCTAGTATATTGAATGATATACTCTATTAAAACAACACATATAAACGAACTAATATAAAATATAGAATATCAAACATACATTTTTTCATTATGCAATTTAAACAtacatcaaagatttgagaatcGATACCAAACTAGCCAACCATACATCAATGATCCGGTTATCGATATCAAACTATGATAACATACAAAGATACAACCATGGTTCTAACTAGTTTAGAACTAacatgttttatttaaaatacataaaatctAATACTTGCACATCATAGTTCTCCTTATGTACTTATATTATTTTAACACAAATCCAATTTGAACATGAGGATTCCATGACAGTAAAAATCCTCAAATGTCAATCATGGTTTAAGTGTGAAATTTTTTAATTGGAAACGATGTGCATAACCATTTAGCATCTAGATGACACAATGACGATCAACAGAATAATTAGGCACCCAAGCAGCCGCCTTATTGCCAATGAAATGGCAAACAGAAACAGTTCCAGGGCTAACTTTGAGAGCTCCGTAAAGCAACTCAGGATTCATACCTCTTGTATCATGATGACAAACAGTTAAAGCCTTCGCTTTGGTTCCATAAGGTGCTACCAATGAGACCACGTAAGCCGTTGTTGCACGCACTTGGTGACAATTGAATACAACTTTTTCGAAATTCAATCTATGACACATCACTGCATTGTCACCAACTTTTTTGACTTCCTCCACCACATATTGGTCTTGATTTATGTCAAAGGTACTTGAAATGACCTTAATCTTTGTTGTTCCAAAATGTGAAATGACATGATCAATCATAGAATCTAGAGATGATACACAATGTTTGTGTTCTCCTTTAGCAACTGGACTCTTACAAAAGTCATCAAGACTTTGTCTTTCTTTATTTTTCAGCCATATGGAATCAGTGACACCTTGTATTGGCTCAGTGAATAGCCCCACCATCTTTGCAATTGAGTGCGTGTTACCCAATATTATTTTGTTTCCCGGATAAAGGTCATGTTGAAAAAAAAGTGTCGAGTATTGGTTTAATTCTTCGACTCTAATAGGCAGGTTATTAGTTTTTCCATCTGCCACATGAAACAACATATCAATTAGTTCAAAAACCATGATAAATAGTCTCATTATAAGTTTAATTAAACAGCCTTGCTATTCTTACACCAGATTTTCAATACACCGTATGATACACCGTAGATCATCACAAAGCAAAATAGCTTGGCACGGAAACCAAGATAAGCATaccattattaaaaaattaaaattaatatgtgAATAGTATAAAAATACGGTGTAGTGTTT from Vicia villosa cultivar HV-30 ecotype Madison, WI linkage group LG4, Vvil1.0, whole genome shotgun sequence encodes the following:
- the LOC131600593 gene encoding embryonic abundant protein VF30.1-like produces the protein MKFAHITVLALFCLAFVEIGAITFGEDYWKYVWPNTPVPKAFSDLLIPNGKTNNLPIRVEELNQYSTLFFQHDLYPGNKIILGNTHSIAKMVGLFTEPIQGVTDSIWLKNKERQSLDDFCKSPVAKGEHKHCVSSLDSMIDHVISHFGTTKIKVISSTFDINQDQYVVEEVKKVGDNAVMCHRLNFEKVVFNCHQVRATTAYVVSLVAPYGTKAKALTVCHHDTRGMNPELLYGALKVSPGTVSVCHFIGNKAAAWVPNYSVDRHCVI